A DNA window from Burkholderia sp. HI2500 contains the following coding sequences:
- a CDS encoding S24 family peptidase, with translation MEIADIRRARLRLWFANRTLPQEEKSYLSQLMSTKGKASFGERAARRLERDYGMEPLYLDRPIEESVESESVREPTDEEFSLVPQLDVSAACGDGKFVDHVVVKGGLAFKRSSLRDFGVPEKSARIIYASGGSMSPNIQDGCVVLLNLADREPRDGKVYAICTPDGGLVLKRLVFDYHPTIGAHVWIMRSDNPDKTAHPDKILPPDDRTAIIGRAVWNDNRL, from the coding sequence ATGGAAATCGCAGATATTCGCCGAGCGCGTTTGCGGCTCTGGTTTGCCAATCGAACCCTCCCGCAGGAGGAAAAGAGCTACCTTTCGCAGCTGATGAGCACGAAGGGAAAGGCGTCATTTGGAGAGCGAGCCGCGCGCCGGCTGGAGCGCGACTACGGGATGGAACCCCTTTATCTCGACCGGCCAATCGAAGAATCAGTCGAATCTGAGAGCGTCCGCGAGCCGACTGATGAAGAATTCTCCCTTGTTCCGCAGCTCGATGTTTCGGCTGCGTGTGGAGATGGAAAGTTCGTTGATCACGTCGTTGTGAAAGGCGGCCTAGCTTTCAAGAGATCAAGCCTGCGCGACTTTGGTGTGCCAGAAAAGTCGGCACGGATCATCTACGCGTCCGGAGGAAGTATGTCCCCAAATATTCAGGACGGATGCGTCGTGCTCCTCAATTTGGCCGACCGGGAACCGCGAGACGGAAAGGTATATGCAATCTGTACGCCTGATGGCGGGCTGGTGTTGAAGCGGCTTGTGTTTGACTATCATCCGACCATAGGGGCTCACGTCTGGATCATGCGAAGCGACAACCCTGACAAGACCGCACATCCCGACAAGATTCTTCCGCCGGATGACCGCACGGCGATCATAGGTCGCGCGGTTTGGAACGACAATAGACTATAG
- a CDS encoding transcriptional regulator yields the protein MDLKTYLSSLERGGASKLADEIGVSASFLSQMASGASSISPARCVLIEKATGAAVSRRDLRPDDWQDIWPELVANQSAQVAA from the coding sequence ATGGACCTGAAGACTTACCTCTCATCGCTCGAGCGAGGCGGGGCATCAAAGCTCGCAGACGAGATCGGCGTATCTGCTTCATTCCTTTCTCAGATGGCGTCCGGAGCCTCGTCGATCTCGCCCGCGCGTTGCGTTCTGATCGAGAAAGCGACTGGAGCTGCAGTTTCTCGACGAGACCTGCGCCCCGACGACTGGCAAGACATTTGGCCTGAGCTCGTCGCTAACCAATCCGCCCAGGTGGCCGCATGA
- a CDS encoding Lar family restriction alleviation protein — translation MNASTTPARELLPCPFCGLKARLFPMWTDGFAVACLHCEAEGPMRRTQPEAVEAWNQRANLPARKEGA, via the coding sequence ATGAACGCATCCACTACGCCCGCGCGCGAGCTGCTGCCGTGCCCGTTTTGCGGCTTGAAAGCGCGCCTGTTCCCGATGTGGACAGACGGTTTTGCGGTCGCATGCCTCCATTGCGAGGCCGAAGGGCCGATGCGGCGCACTCAACCCGAGGCGGTCGAGGCATGGAATCAACGCGCGAACCTTCCGGCCCGAAAGGAGGGCGCATGA
- a CDS encoding Gp49 family protein encodes MNMATQQVTHGDDETIEQEIQRKGKTAPRVTPADIEAAIASEVSFVVGNVIKDCPISESTKLLTICVLTLRNGFTVTGESACASPENFDAEIGRKVARANAIQKIWPLEGYLLKQRLHDVAK; translated from the coding sequence ATGAACATGGCAACCCAGCAGGTCACGCACGGCGACGACGAAACGATCGAGCAGGAGATTCAGCGCAAGGGCAAAACGGCCCCGCGCGTGACGCCGGCTGACATCGAGGCGGCGATCGCCAGTGAAGTCTCATTCGTCGTGGGCAATGTCATCAAGGACTGCCCGATCAGCGAAAGCACGAAACTGCTCACGATCTGCGTTCTCACGCTGCGCAACGGCTTCACGGTGACGGGCGAGAGCGCATGTGCATCGCCCGAGAACTTCGATGCCGAGATCGGTCGCAAGGTGGCACGTGCGAACGCGATACAGAAGATCTGGCCGCTCGAGGGCTATCTGCTGAAGCAACGCCTGCACGACGTCGCGAAGTGA
- a CDS encoding PBSX family phage terminase large subunit — translation MTILEIQTPRVFAPLLAPARYKGAHGGRGSGKSHFFGELWLEENVSDKYDFVCLRETLKSLEFSVKKLLEAKIVAFNAGDYFEVQDRRIMSRSGGVTIFEGMQNHTADSIKSLEGFDRAWFEEAQNASEKSLTLLRPTIRKPGSQLWFGWNPSKPTDPIDVLLRGAEPPPDSIVVEANFMDNPWLPRELHEEMEYDKRRDPDKYAHVWLGGYQQRSEARVFKNWRVEEFERPEGTIFRLGADWGFASDPSVLIRCDIDGNRLYVDYEAYQVGCEIVNLPELFMAVPEAEKWPITADSARPETISHMQKHGFPKIRAAIKGAKSLEEGVEFLNSFDIIVHPRCKHLIDELTLYKYKEDKLTGAVLPILEDKDNHVIDALRYACEGARRAAKPAKSKQPVVRRSVMGGGAWMS, via the coding sequence ATGACCATCCTCGAAATCCAGACGCCGCGGGTATTTGCTCCGCTGCTCGCTCCTGCGCGCTACAAAGGCGCGCACGGCGGCCGTGGATCGGGCAAGTCGCACTTCTTCGGTGAGCTGTGGCTCGAGGAAAACGTCTCGGACAAGTACGACTTCGTCTGCCTACGCGAGACGCTGAAATCGCTCGAGTTCTCAGTGAAGAAGCTGCTCGAGGCGAAGATCGTCGCGTTCAACGCTGGCGACTATTTCGAGGTGCAGGACCGTCGCATCATGTCGCGCAGCGGTGGCGTCACGATTTTCGAGGGCATGCAGAACCACACGGCCGACTCCATCAAGTCGCTGGAGGGCTTCGATCGGGCCTGGTTCGAGGAGGCGCAGAACGCGTCCGAGAAAAGCCTCACGCTGCTCCGTCCGACGATCCGTAAGCCCGGTTCGCAACTCTGGTTCGGGTGGAACCCGAGCAAGCCGACCGATCCGATCGACGTCCTGTTGCGCGGCGCCGAGCCGCCCCCGGATTCGATTGTCGTCGAGGCGAACTTCATGGACAACCCATGGCTGCCGCGCGAGCTCCATGAGGAAATGGAGTACGACAAGCGCCGCGACCCGGACAAATACGCGCACGTGTGGCTCGGCGGCTATCAGCAGCGCAGCGAGGCGCGCGTGTTCAAGAACTGGCGCGTCGAGGAATTCGAGCGGCCCGAGGGCACGATCTTCCGCCTCGGCGCCGACTGGGGCTTCGCGAGCGATCCGTCGGTGCTGATCCGCTGCGACATCGACGGGAACCGCCTGTACGTCGACTACGAGGCATATCAGGTCGGCTGCGAGATCGTGAACCTGCCCGAACTGTTCATGGCCGTTCCGGAGGCCGAGAAGTGGCCGATTACGGCCGATTCGGCGCGTCCGGAGACGATCAGCCACATGCAAAAGCACGGCTTTCCGAAGATCCGTGCCGCGATCAAGGGCGCGAAGTCGCTCGAGGAAGGCGTCGAGTTCCTGAATTCGTTCGACATCATCGTGCATCCGCGGTGCAAGCACCTGATCGATGAGCTGACGCTCTACAAGTACAAGGAAGACAAGCTGACCGGCGCCGTGCTCCCGATCCTTGAGGACAAGGACAACCACGTGATCGACGCGCTGCGCTATGCCTGCGAAGGTGCGCGTCGAGCCGCGAAGCCCGCGAAGTCTAAACAACCCGTCGTGCGCCGGTCCGTGATGGGCGGTGGCGCTTGGATGAGCTGA
- a CDS encoding portal protein, translating to MARKKQEDPSSKIVAEAKERFERCQEFESEFRQRFIEDLRFSNGDADNGWQWPDQIRTTREGDARPCLTINKVRQHNLQIINDAKQNKPSVKTLPVDGEADIEIAKILDGIVRHIEYNSHAEIVYDTATEFAVQGGLGYWRVVCEYAHDGSFDQEIFLRRVKDPLTIYLDPDIESADGSDAKFAFVFEEMAKAEFEARYPSEEAQSVVFGDDTQSDGWISKNKIRVCEYFRKTAKLDKLVNHPVRGPVRLSEIEDADERAAIEKDASIQKREITEPQITWYLIAGDKIIDEKPWAGRYIPIVRVVGEEIVINGKVERKGHTRNLKDAQRMYNYMSSANVEYIALQTKTPFVGPAEAFEGYESEWANANKDNLPYLPYNSHDEAGNPIDRPQREQPPVGANAYLTGMQNAQQELMMASGQYQEQFGQPSNAQAGVAIQARQRQGDRATYHFIDNVARAIRYTGRVLIDLIPKIYDTKRVVRIVGEDGTETFATVDPDQQQPLQQAPHPTIADEVQMIFNPGIGRYDVTVEVGPNYETRRQEAFNALTQIMGQDQELMKVAGDLLFKAADFPMADEVAERLHRTIPPQILGEGPSPQEQDMQQKMTQMGQMIEHLTAELQNARQGKDAQETNIKAYDAETKRFAALGQPLDPQIVAHVATQVVMQMMGTGAPEGAPPPTPDQMQQPPQNPPSAGFFTPAPQGQ from the coding sequence ATGGCACGCAAAAAGCAGGAAGATCCGAGCTCGAAGATCGTCGCAGAGGCGAAGGAGCGCTTTGAGCGCTGCCAGGAGTTCGAGTCGGAGTTCCGCCAGCGCTTCATCGAAGATCTGCGCTTTTCGAACGGCGACGCGGACAACGGTTGGCAGTGGCCCGACCAGATCCGCACCACGCGCGAGGGCGATGCGCGCCCGTGCCTGACGATCAACAAGGTGCGCCAGCACAACCTGCAGATCATCAACGACGCGAAGCAGAACAAGCCTAGCGTAAAGACGCTGCCGGTCGACGGCGAGGCCGACATCGAGATCGCGAAGATCCTCGACGGCATTGTGCGGCACATCGAGTACAACTCGCACGCCGAGATCGTCTATGACACGGCGACCGAGTTCGCGGTGCAAGGCGGCCTCGGCTACTGGCGTGTCGTCTGCGAGTACGCGCACGACGGCTCGTTCGATCAGGAAATCTTCCTGCGGCGGGTGAAAGACCCGCTGACGATCTATCTCGATCCGGACATCGAGTCGGCGGACGGCTCCGACGCGAAATTCGCATTCGTGTTCGAGGAAATGGCGAAGGCAGAGTTCGAGGCGCGCTATCCGAGCGAGGAAGCGCAGAGCGTCGTATTCGGCGACGACACGCAGAGCGACGGCTGGATCAGCAAGAACAAGATCCGCGTGTGCGAGTACTTCCGCAAGACGGCGAAGCTCGACAAGCTGGTGAATCACCCGGTGCGCGGCCCGGTGCGTTTGTCTGAAATCGAGGATGCCGACGAGCGCGCCGCGATCGAGAAAGACGCGTCGATCCAGAAGCGCGAGATCACCGAGCCGCAGATCACCTGGTATCTGATTGCCGGCGACAAGATCATCGACGAGAAGCCGTGGGCCGGCCGCTATATCCCGATCGTGCGCGTGGTGGGCGAGGAAATCGTCATCAACGGCAAGGTCGAGCGCAAGGGCCATACGCGGAACCTGAAAGACGCGCAGCGCATGTACAACTACATGTCATCGGCTAACGTCGAGTACATCGCGCTGCAGACGAAGACGCCGTTCGTCGGGCCGGCCGAAGCATTCGAGGGCTATGAGTCCGAATGGGCGAACGCGAACAAGGACAATCTGCCGTACCTGCCGTACAACTCGCACGACGAAGCTGGAAACCCGATTGATCGTCCGCAGCGCGAGCAGCCGCCCGTCGGCGCGAATGCGTACCTGACCGGCATGCAGAACGCGCAGCAGGAATTGATGATGGCCTCGGGCCAGTATCAGGAGCAGTTCGGGCAGCCGTCGAACGCGCAGGCCGGCGTGGCGATCCAGGCGCGGCAGCGGCAGGGCGACCGCGCGACGTACCACTTCATCGACAACGTGGCGCGCGCGATTCGCTATACGGGCCGTGTGCTGATCGACCTGATTCCGAAGATCTACGACACGAAGCGCGTTGTGCGCATCGTGGGAGAGGACGGCACTGAGACATTCGCGACGGTCGATCCGGATCAGCAGCAGCCGTTGCAGCAAGCGCCGCATCCGACGATCGCCGATGAAGTGCAGATGATCTTCAATCCGGGCATCGGCCGCTATGACGTGACCGTCGAGGTGGGCCCGAACTACGAGACGCGCCGGCAGGAAGCGTTCAATGCGCTCACGCAGATCATGGGCCAGGATCAGGAGCTGATGAAGGTGGCCGGCGACTTGCTGTTCAAAGCGGCAGACTTCCCGATGGCCGATGAGGTCGCGGAACGCCTGCACCGCACGATTCCGCCGCAGATCCTCGGCGAAGGCCCGAGTCCGCAAGAACAGGACATGCAGCAGAAGATGACGCAGATGGGCCAGATGATCGAGCACCTGACCGCCGAACTTCAAAACGCGCGGCAGGGGAAGGATGCACAGGAAACGAACATCAAGGCATACGACGCGGAAACCAAACGCTTCGCGGCCTTGGGTCAACCGCTCGACCCGCAGATCGTTGCGCACGTCGCGACCCAGGTCGTGATGCAGATGATGGGAACCGGCGCGCCGGAAGGCGCACCACCTCCGACGCCCGACCAGATGCAACAGCCACCCCAGAACCCGCCGAGTGCGGGTTTTTTTACGCCCGCACCTCAAGGACAGTGA
- a CDS encoding P22 phage major capsid protein family protein — protein MANTLLTPVKILDESLMILENMLTFTARSNRDYSDEFAVSGAKIGATVNARKPNRFVGTTGPALNIENVNETSVPITLTTQFHVDFTFSSQELTLIVDEFADRYIKPAMATIANKIDFDGLGLATTVANNVGTVGTTPNDIKVLLDAGVKLDNEAAPRDGRRTVVWDPATNGSMVKSAAGLFNPSNKIGEQYDSGIFSPSGLGFDIGMDQNVNTFTTGTRTNGTVSGAGQTGSTLLVTGLGAAATVNKGDTFTIAGVYGVNPQNRQSTGVLRQFTVLANATADGSGNATLSIFPAINTAASNQQYQTVTAGPANAAVVTWDIAASTQYTASLAYHRDAFTLATADLEDVSKYGAWGARRVHKGISMRIARQYAIGTDTVPCRIDVLYGWAPVYNELACRIVR, from the coding sequence ATGGCAAACACCCTTCTCACACCCGTCAAGATCCTCGACGAATCGCTGATGATTCTCGAGAACATGCTGACCTTCACGGCCCGCTCGAATCGCGATTACTCGGACGAGTTCGCGGTCAGTGGCGCGAAGATCGGCGCGACCGTCAACGCTCGCAAGCCGAACCGCTTCGTCGGTACGACCGGGCCGGCGCTGAACATCGAGAACGTGAACGAAACGTCGGTGCCGATCACGCTGACGACGCAGTTCCACGTCGACTTCACGTTCAGTTCGCAAGAGCTGACCCTCATCGTCGACGAGTTCGCGGACCGATACATCAAGCCGGCCATGGCGACGATCGCCAACAAGATCGACTTCGACGGGCTGGGTCTGGCGACGACGGTCGCGAACAACGTCGGCACGGTCGGCACCACACCGAACGACATCAAGGTGCTGCTCGATGCTGGCGTGAAGCTCGACAACGAAGCCGCTCCGCGCGACGGTCGACGCACTGTCGTATGGGATCCGGCGACGAACGGCTCGATGGTGAAGTCGGCCGCCGGCCTGTTCAATCCGTCGAACAAGATCGGCGAGCAATACGACAGCGGCATCTTCTCGCCGTCGGGCCTCGGCTTCGACATCGGCATGGACCAGAACGTGAACACGTTCACGACGGGCACGCGCACGAACGGCACCGTCTCGGGCGCGGGCCAAACCGGCTCGACGCTGCTCGTCACGGGCCTCGGCGCCGCGGCGACCGTGAACAAGGGCGACACGTTCACGATCGCCGGTGTCTACGGCGTGAACCCGCAGAACCGTCAATCGACGGGCGTGCTGCGCCAGTTCACGGTGCTGGCGAACGCGACGGCGGATGGTTCGGGCAACGCGACGCTGTCGATCTTCCCGGCGATCAACACGGCCGCGTCGAACCAGCAGTACCAGACGGTCACGGCCGGCCCGGCGAATGCTGCTGTGGTCACGTGGGATATCGCTGCATCGACGCAGTACACGGCGAGCCTCGCATATCACCGCGACGCGTTCACGCTGGCAACCGCCGACCTTGAAGACGTCAGCAAGTACGGTGCTTGGGGCGCGCGCCGCGTGCACAAGGGCATCTCGATGCGGATCGCTCGTCAGTACGCGATCGGCACCGATACCGTCCCGTGCCGGATCGACGTGCTGTACGGCTGGGCGCCGGTGTACAACGAGCTGGCCTGCCGGATCGTCCGCTGA
- a CDS encoding phage adaptor protein: MTTAVDLITLALKDIGALGIGQSISPDDTEDALNTLNAMLGQWQGERLSVYHLVDTALQSTGAQSYTVGPGGNFNTPSWPYQINAAYARLNPGTATPIDYPVTIIPAREDYARIALKALQSFPNYAFYDSAWPLGTLFMYPVPNASFELHIVTLEELPQFVTPADVINLPPQYMAAIRYNLACYLAPSYQLDPQAALVRLAMNAKRVVKRMNVQIRAMSMPRGLATKQRYNIYSDRPY; the protein is encoded by the coding sequence GTGACAACCGCCGTCGACCTGATCACCCTCGCGCTGAAGGACATCGGCGCGCTGGGTATCGGGCAGTCGATCTCGCCCGACGATACGGAGGACGCGCTGAACACGCTTAACGCGATGCTCGGCCAGTGGCAGGGCGAGCGCCTGAGCGTCTATCACCTCGTCGACACGGCGCTGCAATCGACCGGCGCGCAGTCGTACACGGTCGGCCCCGGCGGCAACTTCAACACGCCGTCGTGGCCGTACCAGATCAACGCGGCATATGCACGCCTGAACCCGGGTACCGCGACGCCGATCGACTATCCGGTGACGATCATCCCGGCGCGCGAGGATTACGCGCGTATCGCGCTCAAGGCGCTGCAGTCGTTCCCGAACTATGCGTTCTACGACTCGGCGTGGCCGCTCGGCACGCTGTTCATGTATCCGGTACCGAACGCGAGTTTTGAGTTGCACATCGTGACGCTCGAGGAACTTCCGCAGTTCGTGACGCCGGCCGACGTGATCAACCTTCCGCCGCAGTATATGGCCGCGATCCGCTACAACCTCGCGTGCTATCTGGCGCCGTCATATCAGTTGGACCCCCAGGCGGCGCTGGTGCGCCTCGCGATGAACGCTAAGCGCGTCGTCAAGCGCATGAACGTGCAGATCCGGGCGATGAGCATGCCGCGCGGGCTCGCGACGAAGCAGAGGTACAACATCTATAGCGATAGGCCTTATTAG